Proteins encoded by one window of Agelaius phoeniceus isolate bAgePho1 chromosome 3, bAgePho1.hap1, whole genome shotgun sequence:
- the TMEM244 gene encoding putative transmembrane protein 244, with protein MALKVKTAETKVVLVNLLICIIVFYTVYYVVLSVCFAVFRIKMLDGLAPFDFKTNPSWINPYYLVLVISLEITFFLCGLLFALVVEEWVWDYAVTVTIIHIIITSVVMSEFPLMLHWWLALGSGVISMICGGQILAYYLFKDNFIYPILDDF; from the exons ATGGCTCTCAAGGTCAAAACTGCTGAAACCAAG GTTGTTCTGGTGAACCTGTTGATATGCATAATAGTTTTCTACACTGTGTACTACGTGGTCCTCTCTGTGTGCTTTGCAGTATTCAG gATTAAAATGTTGGATGGTTTGGCACcttttgattttaaaacaaatccCTCATGGATTAACCCATATTATTTAG TTCTGGTGATATCCCTGGAAATAACTTTCTTCCTTTGTGGTCTGCTGTTTGCTCTGGTTGTGGAAGAATGGGTTTGGGACTATGCTGTAACAGTTACTATTATTCATATCATCATAACTTCAGTCG TTATGTCTGAATTTCCCCTGATGTTACACTGGTGGCTGGCATTAG GATCTGGAGTAATTTCAATGATTTGTGGAGGACAGATTTTGGCATATTACTTGTTCAAAGACAACTTCATTTACCCAATTCTAGATGACTTTTGA